In a single window of the Rhizoctonia solani chromosome 16, complete sequence genome:
- a CDS encoding Mob1/phocein family gives MSFFNSIGRMGRNPARGGTPKRSPSQGPAQTPTSSTFYDPNAPPLPTSTPGAPKQQPLYMCQPFVKAALVKGNFKTIVMLPKYCDVNEWVAVNIFDFYNNLNMFYGVLTECCTMQTCPTMSAGPTLDYTWVDQSRKAVKLPAPTYIDYVMTWLQNMLDDDSVFPTKAGRDFPSTFASVAKHIYRQLLRVFAHIYHAHYPALLHLSSEGHFNSLFAHFLAFGKQYDLLEIKDIKTSGSGTAGGGAPGIGDLWEKWKEMGILEA, from the exons ATGTCTTTTTTCAATTCCATTGG ACGCATGGGCCGTAACCCGGCACGAGGAGGTACACCCAAACGATCTCCGTCGCAGGGTCCGGCACAGACACCTACATCCTCGACTTTCTACGATCCCAATGCACCTCCTTTGCCCACATCTACtccaggcgcacctaagcaaCAGCCATTATATATGTGTCAGCCATTTGTAAAGGCTGCATTAGTAAAAGGCAACTTCAAAACCATTGTCATGCTCCCTAAATACTGCGATGTAAACGAATGGGTTGCAGTCAATA TATTCGACTTTTATAATAATCTGAACATGTTCTATGGCGTTTTGACTGAATGTTGCACAATGCAGACTTGCCCGACCATGTCTGCAGGACCAAC ACTTGACTACACATGGGTCGATCAGTCACGGAAAGCGGTCAAGCTTCCAGCCCCCACATACATCGACTACGTCATGACCTGGTTACAAAATATGCTTGACGACGACAGTGTATTCCCAACCAAGGCCG GTCGCGATTTCCCCTCGACATTTGCATCTGTTGCAAAACATATATACCGTCAACTACTCCGAGTATTTGCCCATATATATCACGCCCATTATCCAGCACTTTTGCATCTGTCATCTGAGGGCCACTTTAATTCCCTTTTCGCCCACTTCCTTGCCTTTGGGAAACAATACGATTTGTTGGAGATAAAAGATATCAAGACCTCAGGAAGCGGGACTGCAGGAGGTGGCGCGCCCGGCATAGGTGATCTTTGGGAGAAATGGAAAGAGATGGGTATCCTAGAGGCATAG
- a CDS encoding pectinesterase gives MRSLSLLTSVLGLAAFAFAASLPPAGAITVGSKGKYKTLAEALKDTSSNTYFVYSGTYTGQTIVTRANIKIYGQTNDAQAYGSNTVTFTDNKPASTTGGDEQSATIRVQATGVSFYNLNIVNSYGKPAVQSQAIALSVEQGKFACYACQLKGYQDTLLSQAGAQFYGKSYIEGAVDFIFGQHASIWITKSTIKSIGNGCITASGRSSADSNYYVIDSSTIEGTGTVYLGRPWSNYARVIFQNNNIGSEVVAAGWQEWSTATPNTDHVLFGEYNNKGAGAWRNGRARFATKLSAGVSITTVLGSTSWIDSAYM, from the exons ATGCGTAGCCTTTCACTCCTTACATCTGTCCTGGGCTTAGCGGCTTTTGCCTTCGCCGCATCGTTGCCCCCCGCCGGAGCCATTACGGTAGGGAGCAAAGGTAAATACAAAACTCTCGCAGAAGCCCTCAAAGATACCAGCAG CAATACATACTTTGTTTATTCGGGTACTTACACCGGCCAGACCATAGTCACTCGCGCCAATATCAAGA TTTATGGTCAGACGAACGATGCACAAGCGTATGGTTCCAACACCGTGACGTTTACTGACAACAAACCTGCTTCGACGACCGGTGGTGACGAACAAAGTGCTACCATTCGTGTGCAGGCAACTGGTGTCAG TTTCTACAACTTGAACATCGTTAATTCGTACGGTAAACCGGCAGTTCAGTCTCAGGCCATTGCTCTATCCGTTGAGCAAGGCAAATTTGCTTGCTATGCTTGTCAACTTAAAGGCTATCAAGATACCCTGCTATCTCAAGCTGGGGCACAGTTCTATGGCAAGAGTTATATTGAAGG CGCCGTTGATTTTATATTTGGGCAGCATGCCTCTATTTGGATCACCAAGTCTACTATCAAATCCATTGGTAACGGATGCATCACGGCGTCTGGTCGTTCGTCTGCCGACAGCAACTACTACGTTATCGACAGCTCCACCATCGAAGGGACTGGGACTGTATACCTTGGCCGACCCTGGAG CAATTATGCCCGAGTGATCTTCCAGAACAATAACATCGGCTCCGAAGTTGTAGCCGCTGGTTGGCAG GAGTGGAGCACTGCCACTCCTAATACTGATCATGTTCTATTCGGGGAGTATAACAACAAGGGCGCGGGTGCTTGGCGCAATGGCCGTGCGCGCTTTGCGACAAAGCTGTCCGCTGGGGTGTCGATCACTACCGTTTTGGGTAGCACTAGCTGGATTGATTCTGCTTATATGTAG
- a CDS encoding IncA domain-containing protein, translating into MIARVCLQRSIAQPSRRLLTTNAPRFAEASSTSTGLPPGVEIAPVKVKRPIGGLRGGIFGFLLGFSLASAYASYHLLEEYQAASAQLQASVEELQASTRKVSSHVRRIEEVEKDLKALAENTSSKEDLQKARSEAKKLVDGLHIEFLDLRSHVWGMQQDLHSVIKKETGAQRT; encoded by the exons ATGATCGCCCGTGTTTGTCTGCAACGCTCCATCGCCCAACCTAGTCGTCGGCTTTTGACGACGAATGCGCCACGCTTTGCGGAAGCATCTAGCACGAGCACTGGGCTCCCTCCGGGCGTGGAAATTGCGCCTGTGAAAGTCAAACGGCCAATAGGTGGTCTGCGTGGAGG TATATTTGGGTTCTTATTGGGCTTTTCACTCGCATCTGCCTACGCTTCATACCACTTGCTTGAGGAGTACCAGGCAGCATCCGCTCAGCTCCAGGCTAGTGTCGAAGAGCTCCAAGCCAGTACTCGCAAG GTGTCCTCGCACGTGCGACGTATCGAAGAGGTGGAGAAAGATTTAAAGGCACTGGCAGAAAACACTTCAAGCAAGGAAGATCTACAAAAGGCACGATCAGAAGCAAagaaacttgtg GATGGACTTCATATCG AGTTCCTCGACTTGCGCTCTCATGTTTGGGGAATGC AACAAGACTTGCATTCTGTAATCAAAAAAGAAACTGGTGCTCAACGTACTTGA
- a CDS encoding Zinc finger, C3HC4 type (RING finger) protein, which translates to MADENTTGDLAPSKRPRDVSPEEEDHEGRVVGEESQISTFSIDDEISCGICLGVLESPYTVIPCLHTFDKDCLLGWNDTCPLCKTRATSGRHSFQLQAIVNHYESKRPPHKRARADEAAGAEQIGVDKAEIYPFGVAPPVAGNQQPDHNGEDEDNFDDFIEDDEDEGMEDEDLFDILVGGRIVFPCAACRPGHHSGYTCPVPIPEPTDPVKDSEAQEYLNGRRPIAEPRRGDKRVPFDEALHNLPETEHLFTDELKAEINRACEQHVSICKGCGNATCEAFDQIGCPWRIANRFLTPFNETGNDFNPELLWSQVSRTHAHFFRNQTERQRFLDRLAANNITPASATQELLREAGHDEGDYFCTNCISATLVNGFVANWERKKENGEVPPPAQAPNPPVCWYGRECRTQSHNAGHAARFNHDCDPRPQGQDQPAPQAPVPIPALAPDQAPGAAQPAALP; encoded by the exons ATGGCAGATGAGAATACGACCGGAGATCTGGCTCCTTCCAAGCGTCCCAGAGATGTTTCtccagaagaggaagatcaCGAAGGGCGAGT AGTCGGAGAGGAGTCCCAAATATCAACATTTTCTATTGATGATGAGATATCCTGCG GAATTTGCTTGGGTGTGCTAGAGTCTCCGTACACGGTCATCCCTTGCCTGCATACCTTCGATAAAGACTGCCTCCTTGGATG GAACGACACATGCCCCCTGTGCAAAACAAGGGCCACCTCAGGACGGCATTCATTTCAACTCCAAGCAATCGTAAACCACTACGAATCCAAACGGCCTCCTCATAAACGTGCACGGGCAGACGAGGCTGCGGGCGCTGAACAAATAGGTGTAGATAAAGCAGAAATTTACCCCTTTGGAGTGGCGCCCCCGGTGGCTGGGAATCAGCAGCCTGATCATAACGGAGAAGATGAGGACAATTTCGATGATTTTATTGAAGATGACGAGGACGAAGGCATGGAAGACGAAGACTTGTTCGATATTTTAGTAGGAGGGCGTATTGTGTTTCCTTGTGCGGCATGCAGACCAGGGCACCACTCTGGATATACTTGCCCGGTACCAATACCGGAGCCTACTGATCCTGTAAAAGACTCTGAGGCTCAAGAATACCTGAATGGTCGACGCCCTATTGCTGAGCCTCGACGAGGAGACAAAAGGGTCCCTTTCGATGAAGCCCTACACAACCTTCCTGAGACGGAACACCTCTT CACCGATGAACTCAAAGCAGAGATCAATCGCGCTTGTGAACAGCATGTT TCGATATGTAAAGGATGTGGAAATGCCACTTGCGAGGCATTCGACCAAATAGGATGTCCATGGAGGATCGCGAATCGCTTCCTCACCCCCTTCAATG AAACAGGAAACGATTTTAACCCCGAATTATTGTGGAGCCAAGTATCTCGCACACATGCGCACTTTTTCAGGAACCAAACCGAGCGCCAGCGTTTCTTGGATCGACTAGCTGCCAATAATATTACCCCCGCCAGTGCAACCCAAGAGCTTCTCCGAGAGGCCGGGCATGACGAAGGTGATTACTTCTGTACTAATTGCATATCAGCCACCCTGGTAAACGGGTTCGTGGCGAATTGGGAGCGGAAAAAAGAGAACGGAGAGGTCCCACCTCCAG CTCAAGCACCCAACCCACCCGTTTGTTGGTACGGGAGGGAGTGCCGCACACAGAGTCATAATGCGGGACATGCTGCCCGTTTCAAT CATGACTGTGACCCAAGGCCTCAAGGACAGGACCAACCAGCTCCCCAGGCGCCAGTTCCTATACCAGCTCTGGCACCTGATCAGGCACCTGGTGCGGCCCAGCCAGCTGCTCTGCCCTGA
- a CDS encoding Nucleoprotein TPR, producing the protein MSPVIGPAVLLPDDLLSAQDDLRSLLGLDVDLAQPTSELLFTAYRALLGVQEEARAEVVRKEVELEQAIQDHESRLNELESRLDESRQETAAERQKNSNLVSANAELNARLESMSATSTDNSALSRRVEEVEREKRDLLLVVDRLREDSVATETELESVRSRLKETRSELATVQTEASEAKSNETTAKFKLETTTQELEILRTDHARLTTSLSQKSEQLAALRRETASQITTLQSEVSAAQSTTNSLNATLASVRSAHESLQNQHTTVLEKLAQVQGDAGAERAQAKAQADARERLIALLEERNEEAVKRVREVEGEYEAVLERAERREHKLEAERDKAQARAEELDGVVRGFMAGEFAPGADVSMSVGNTSIGPGIPGTHELGGKSYTEVYADYVRMSDELSKQKLETRRLEECLAGILRDIEERAPLLTEQRIEYERLQQTAADLTQQLADALKAQEGIRAIESDRDNCRREIQVLQTQLADLSRQVVVLTREVAIRDDPSLANEDFSVPNEMDEDTTATDELITSELVLFRSLPELQAQNSRLLRMTRELGDRLEKEISNSNEGENLDAALREAGEVVERLEKEVESLNLRTESLKRERDAWKRVARGNAPAESIVATSTGEERIPAELVPARVDEELLKQLEERTKEAAQLREELNAAQREGARLGAQVAKTSAQVTFLEEQRRLSAQTAEMQSRELAEMQRRVSEMQGLNTQLEIASRQAGDIAEEARATAEKLRNDAALLRAENDLWKKVEARLMEENKNLSRERSHLSELMRNLQTIQHEHERSGASEKRRLETDVKRLEADLEAVRARLDKETDRNRATVLQKDSELRELQSKLDRVNEDLSKTRETASVAENSRVHLQQRVDTLVKEAQSLREKLAVYEGRAPGAPMPEGLNREQQLEIELGDVRAALKIAELDLASAREHVEQFKAISEASEQALREHMETWDTFKEEQEALIARKDADIAALEERLRGLLDDFTKTSSERNQFQRDLEAQRVSFEAEKRELEGAIADLSKVDGSAQAAHQSAQEDLRAQAALAQQANEKYERELLAHAEALKQINQLKSTITDLQNEVRKATTTSETASSNLKASEASWTRQKETMEKELSELTNRMTALQQQNALLHTQLEDVNTQAAKIRQTANAAAESLAIDSNESDVDSKMQQLREVIAFVRKEKEIVDLQLHLAQVDNTRVKSENERLAVALDEARTTLLKERAQAAEASVSSTQHAELVDKINQLNILRESNATLRSDSEANRKKAERLQSQLLRLKTEFEPIKLELVTAKAELEERQRQNEQFQKDIEQLKERFASHDRIDPEQLSEATAAKEAAEAKVVEQTTEVEKLRNAARGWKERYENFSVKTREELTKRNNQIAQLETEKNEVVESARTTTAELEQLKAELAKVQASGGSSNDIQLKALEKTKAALQASVEELTAKVTALEASAAAAPVSVEGAPEQQSQIASLQAELEILRNEKQALEAAQTAVPSADQESLKKEKEKAEEELKELRTKLQALETRNAKVFNDAKTFRREKIEAERKVQQLTTELAEAKANTGAEAASSTEESDAQREAEKAAAIEKAVTEATDKLRAELATGEKDAKPSEDIVALKAAHEEEVKKLNEEHAVKLAESKAASTSDNNNTVSEEALKTAREEGISAGKKELASKLTLLERKLQNKDASIATLSSRNAELEQLLKASSSNSPVTTAVPATETKAAPKRTGSISTPAAPTTAAANSAGLPGKPAPNETAPTTVPASAPAPAGAGRGTASTRARGTGATRGAAARGRGRGGMTGGSVLDGVNAVLGAAAATNTGGTSIAGAAKRPRESEAAATAEGGSELAKRLRSADPSNASAKSGDAATSTTAPTRVLPPRNRQPPAATQ; encoded by the exons ATGTCGCCGGTGATAGGGCCGGCCGTACTGCTTCCAGACGACTTGCTGTCCGCACAAGACGATTTGCGCTCTTTGTTGGGCCTCGATGTTGACCTCGCTCAGCCTACCAGCGAACTGCTATTTACTGCATATAGGGCTCTTCTAGGGGTTCAGGAGGAGGCTCGGGCTGAAGTCGTGCGGAAAGAAGTGGAGCTGGAGCAGGCTATCCAAGACCATGAATCCCGCCTGAACGAGCTGGAGTCTAGGTTGGACGAGAGTAGACAGGAAACCGCGGCTGAGAGGCAAAAGAATTCCAATCTCG TCTCTGCGAATGCTGAACTTAACGCGCGCCTCGAATCGATGTCAGCCACGTCCACCGATAACAGCGCATTGTCCCGCCGAGTCGAGGAAGTGGAACGGGAAAAACGAGACTTGTTGCTTGTCGTAGATCGCTTGAGAGAAGACTCAGTGGCCACGGAGACTGAGCTGGAATCTGTGCGTTCTCGCCTCAAGGAGACTCGCTCTGAACTTGCCACGGTTCAAACTGAGGCCTCCGAGGCCAAGTCCAACGAGACAACTGCCAAG TTCAAGCTGGAGACGACTACCCAGGAGCTCGAAATCTTGCGTACCGACCATGCTCGCCTCACTACTTCCCTTTCCCAAAAATCTGAACAGCTCGCCGCTCTTCGTCGGGAAACTGCTTCTCAAATAACCACCCTCCAATCCGAAGTGTCCGCTGCCCAGAGCACCACCAACTCCCTGAATGCCACCCTTGCTTCTGTTCGTTCGGCCCATGAATCTCTACAAAATCAGCACACTACCGTTCTCGAAAAATTAGCGCAAGTACAAGGTGATGCAGGAGCCGAGCGGGCACAGGCCAAAGCTCAGGCTGATGCCCGAGAACGACTCATTGCTCTCTTGGAGGAGCGAAATGAAGAGGCTGTTAAGCGCGTGCGCGAAGTCGAGGGCGAATATGAAGCTGTTCTTGAACGAGCTGAGAGGCGGGAGCACAAGCTTGAAGCCGAACGCGATAAGGCTCAAGCCCGTGCTGAGGAATTAGATGGCGTTGTACGAGGCTTTATGGCTGGAGAATTTGCTCCTGGGGCCGATGTCTCCATGTCGGTTGGCAACACATCTATTGGCCCTGGTATTCCTGGCACCCACGAGCTG GGCGGCAAGTCCTACACTGAGGTGTACGCCGATTATGTGCGTATGTCGGACGAACTTAGCAAACAAAAACTTGAGACCCGACGACTTGAGGAGTGTCTCGCAGGAATTTTAAGAGACATCGAAGAGAGG GCACCTTTGCTCACGGAGCAACGCATCGAATACGAACGACTGCAACAAACCGCTGCTGATCTGACCCAGCAACTCGCGGATGCTCTCAAGGCGCAAGAAGGTATTCGTGCTATCGAGTCGGACCGAGACAACTGCAGACGAGAG ATTCAAGTCTTGCAGACTCAGCTCGCTGATCTTTCACGCCAAGTTGTTGTCCTTACACGGGAAGTTGCGATTAGGGATGATCCCTCCTTGGCTAACGAAGATTTCTCGGTTCCCAATGAAATGGACGAAGATA CCACTGCCACTGACGAATTGATCACATCCGAGCTCGTCCTTTTCCGTTCGCTCCCTGAACTTCAGGCCCAAAACTCTCGTCTCCTTCGCATGACGCGCGAGCTCGGCGACAGACTCGAGAAGGAGATTTCCAACTCTAACGAGG GAGAAAACTTGGATGCTGCTTTGCGCGAGGCAGGAGAAGTCGTCGAACGCCTCGAAAAAGAAGTCGAATCTTTGAACCTTCGAACTGAAAGCCTCAAACGCGAGCGAGACGCATGGAAGCGAGTTGCTCGAGGCAATGCTCCTGCTGAATCCATTGTGGCCACATCCACCGGAGAGGAACGTATTCCGGCTGAATTGGTGCCTGCCCGAGTCGACGAAGAGTTGTTGAAACAATTAGAGGAACGAACCAAGGAGGCCGCACAGCTTAGGGAGGAGCTGAATGCTGCACAGCGAGAGGGAGCTAGGTTGGGTGCGCAAGTTGCCAAGACATCAGCACAGGTCACTTTCCTTGAGG AACAACGTCGTCTTTCGGCTCAAACCGCAGAGATGCAGTCCCGCGAGCTTGCGGAGATGCAAAGGCGTGTGAGTGAGATGCAAGGATTGAACACTCAGTTGGAGATTGCGTCGAGGCAAGCGGG TGACATTGCAGAGGAGGCTCGTGCAACAGCGGAGAAATTGAGAAATGACGCTGCATTGCTGAGAGCCGAGAACGATCTCTGGAAG AAAGTGGAAGCTCGTTTGATGGAAGAAAACAAGAATCTGTCTCGCGAGCGCAGTCACTTGAGCGAGCTTATGCGCAATCTGCAAACTATCCAACACGAACACGAGCGGTCTGGCGCGTCAGAGAAACGAAGGCTCGAAACCGATGTGAAGAGGCTCGAAGCAGATTT GGAGGCTGTGCGAGCCAGGTTAGACAAAGAAACTGACAGGAATCGTGCTACCGTACTCCAGAAAGACTCTGAGCTACGCGAATTGCAAAGTAAACTGGATCGTGTG AACGAAGACCTGAGCAAGACCCGCGAGACGGCTTCAGTCGCTGAGAACAGCCGTGTCCATTTGCAACAACGGGTAGATACGCTCGTCAAGGAGGCTCAATCATTGCGCGAGAAATTGGCTGTCTACGAAGGCCGTGCTCCTGGAGCTCCGATGCCAGAAGGCCTCAACCGCGAGCAGCAGCTCGAGATCGAGTTGGGCGACGTTAG GGCTGCGCTCAAAATTGCCGAGCTTGACCTCGCGTCAGCCCGTGAGCATGTTGAACAATTCAAGGCTATCTCCGAAGCGTCCGAGCAGGCTCTTCGTGAACATATGGAGACTTGGGACACATTCAAGGAGGAACAGGAGGCACTTATTGCGCGCAAAGAC GCCGACATTGCTGCTCTAGAAGAACGACTCCGTGGCCTACTCGATGACTTTACCAAGACCTCTTCTGAACGCAACCAGTTCCAGCGTGACTTGGAGGCTCAGCGTGTATCATTTGAAGCCGAGAAGCGTGAGCTCGAAGGCGCCATTGCCGATCTCAGTAAAGTCGATGGTAGTGCCCAGGCCGCTCACCAATCGGCACAAGAAGACCTTCGTGCACAGGCTGCCCTGGCTCAG CAAGCCAATGAGAAATATGAGCGGGAATTGCTTGCTCATGCCGAAGCTCTCAAGCAGATCAATCAACTCAAGAGTACCATCACCGATCTCCAGAACGAAGTCAGGAAGGCAACTACTACTTCCGAAACTGCCTCTTCGAATCTTAAAGCGTCTGAGGCAAGCTGGACTCGTCAGAAAGAGACCATGGAGAAGGAGTTGTCGGAGCTCACTAATCG TATGACTGCCCTCCAGCAACAGAATGCGTTACTTCATACTCAGCTTGAAGATGTCAATACTCAGGCAGCAAAGATTCGCCAGACCGCGAATGCGGCTGCCGAGTCGTTGGCGATTGATTCGAACGAGAGCGACGTTGATTCGAAGATGCAACAACTTCGAGAAGTCATTGCTTTCGTACGCAAAGAGAAAGAGATTGTCGATCTTCAACTTCACCTCGCTCAAGTCGATAATACGCGTGTAAAATCGGAGAACGAGCGCTTGGCAGTAGCGCTGGATGAGGCCAGGACCACCCTATTGAAG GAACGAGCCCAGGCAGCCGAGGCGTCGGTTTCCTCCACACAGCATGCGGAGCTCGTTGATAAGATTAATCAACTTAATATACTACGCGAGAGCAACGCTACCCTGCGCTCAGATTCCGAAGCAAATCGCAAGAAAGCTGAACGACTACAAAGTCAATTGCTTCGTCTCAAGACCGAATTCGAACCTATCAAACTCGAACTGGTTACGGCTAAGGCAGAACTTGAAGAACGCCAACGACAGAACGAGCAATTCCAGAAAGATATCGAGCAACTCAAAGAACGATTTGCTTCA CATGATCGCATCGATCCTGAACAACTTAGCGAAGCAACCGCTGCGAAGGAGGCCGCGGAAGCCAAGGTGGTCGAGCAAACTACCGAG GTTGAGAAGCTACGCAATGCTGCTCGAGGTTGGAAAGAGCGCTATGAGAACTTCTCTGTCAAGACCCGCGAGGAACTCACGAAGCGTAACAACCAGATTGCCCAGCTTGAAACAGAAAAGAATGAGGTGGTTGAGTCCGCTCGAACAACCACGGCTGAGCTTGAACAACTGAAGGCTGAGCTTGCTAAAGTTCAAGCCAGTGGTGGTAGTAGTAACGATATCCAATTGAAGGCACTGGAGAAAACAAAGGCCGCTTTGCAGGCATCGGTGGAGGAACTGACCGCCAAAGTAACAGCATTGGAGGCTAGCGCAGCTGCTGCTCCAGTTTCTGTTGAGGGCGCTCCAGAGCAACAGTCCCAAATT GCCTCACTTCAAGCCGAGCTCGAGATTTTGCGTAATGAGAAGCAGGCGCTTGAGGCTGCCCAAACCGCAGTGCCCAGTGCGGACCAAGAATCTCTGAAGAAAGAGAAGGAGAaagcagaagaagaattgAAGGAGTTACGCACCAAACTGCAG GCGCTCGAAACTCGTAATGCGAAGGTTTTCAACGATGCCAAAACCTTCAGGCGAGAAAAG ATCGAGGCCGAACGAAAAGTCCAGCAACTTACAACAGAACTCGCGgaagccaaggccaacaccGGCGCTGAAGCAGCAAGTTCTACTGAAGAATCAGATGCCCAGCGCGAAGCTGAAAAAGCTGCTGCGATAGAAAAGGCGGTGACTGAAGCGACTGACAAACTCCGCGCTGAGCTTGCGACCGGCGAGAAAGATGCAAAACCGTCGGAGGACATCGTTGCACTCAAGGCGGCACACGAGGAGGAGGTCAAGAAACTCAACGAGGAACACGCGGTGAAGTTGGCTGAGTCGAAGGCCGCTAGCACGAGTGACAACAATAACACGGTCAGCGAAGAAGCTCTCAAGACCGCACGAGAAGAAGGCATTTCCGCCGGCAAAAAAGAACTCGCCTCCAAGCTAACACTCCTAGAACGCAAGCTTCAAAACAAGGACGCATCGATTGCTACACTGAGCAGTCGCAATGCTGAACTGGAGCAGTTGCTCAAGGCATCTAGCTCCAACTCTCCCGTGACGACTGCAGTTCCCGCTACGGAAACTAAAGCCGCTCCCAAGCGCACCGGATCTATTTCCACTCCAGCTGCCCCCACAACAGCGGCCGCCAACTCTGCCGGGTTGCCAGGGAAGCCTGCTCCTAACGAAACCGCCCCTACGACTGTACCTGCGTCTGCACCTGCACCTGCGGGTGCCGGTAGAGGTACCGCCTCTACTCGTGCTCGTGGAACCGGTGCGACTCGAGGTGCAGCAGCTCGTGGCCGCGGACGAGGTGGGATGACTGGTGGGTCTGTATTAGATGGCGTGAATGCGGTTCTTGGCGCTGCTGCTGCAACAAATACTGGTGGGACTTCGATCGCAGGAGCTGCCAAACGCCCTCGCGAGTCTGAAGCTGCTGCTACTGCTGAAGGTGGTAGTGAGTTGGCCAAGCGTTTACGAAGTGCGGATCCTTCAAATGCTTCGGCAAAATCTGGCGATGCCGCTACCAGCACAACTGCTCCTACGCGTGTGCTCCCTCCACGAAACCGCCAGCCTCCCGCAGCGACTCAATAA
- a CDS encoding Derlin-2: MPVGIEAWLTEVPPITRGWMILSVATSVAVQCQMITPVQLYFSYGSAFGHMQPWRLLTTFLYFGPLSLDFVFHIFFFMRYSRMLEESSFANRPASYFWLLLTSSAFLIALSPLFTLPFLSSPLGFVPIYVWSRRHPTTQISLFGLMTITAPYLPLALIGFSWIINGTWKAAAGDLVGCAVGHIGWFVRDVWTREAMGGETFLSTPPEAM, translated from the exons ATGCCCGTCGGAATTGAAGCATGGCTTACCGAGGTTCCTCCCATTACCCGTGGCTGGATGATCCTCTCGGTTGCAACTAGTGTGGCGGTG CAATGTCAGATGATAACACCTGTGCAACTTTACTTTAGCTATGGTTCGGCGTTTGGCCATATGCAG CCGTGGCGCCTATTGACCACTTTTCTGTATTTTGGTCCGTTATCATTGGACTTTGTTTTTCATATATTCTTCTT TATGCGCTACTCTCGCATGCTGGAGGAATCTTCGTTCGCCAATCGCCCAGCATCATATTTCTGGCTCCTACTAACGTCTAGCGCCTTTCTTATAGCGCTTTCTCCTCTATTCACTCTTCCATTCCTCTCTTCTCCACTCGGGTTTGTGCCAATATATGTCTGGTCAAGGCGCCACCCGACAACTCAAATATCCTTATTTGGGCTGATGACAATCACTGCCCCATACTTACCACTTGCACTGATTGGATTCAGTTGGATTATCAATGGAACCTGGAAAGCAGCCGCGGGAGATCTCGTAGGCTGTGCTGTTGGACATATTGGATGGTTTGTGCGAGATGTTTGGACCAGAGAGGCG